In the genome of Massilia sp. UMI-21, the window TATACCTACTGGCACAAGTACGGCGTGCGCGACCCGCGCGGCGGCGGCCGCTCGTCGGCGCGCCTGACCGCGCCGGTGGTCGGCGCCGGCGCCGTGGCCAGGAAATGGCTGCGCGAGCAACACGGCACCGAATTCTTCGGCTGCATGGCCCAACTGGGCGACATCGCCGTGCCGTTCCAGTCCTTCGAGCACGTGCACGCCAATCCCTTCTTCGCCGCCACCGCCGACGCCGCGCTGCTGGCGCGCATGGAAGCCGCGATGGACGAGCTGCGCCGCGCCGGCGACTCGATCGGCGCGCGCATCGACGTGGTGGCGCGCGGGGTGCCGGTAGGGTGGGGCCAGCCGATCTACGACAAGCTCGATGCCGATATCGCCCACGCGATGATGGGGATTAACGCGGTCAAGGGCGTGGAGATCGGTGCCGGCTTCGCGTCGGTGGCGCAAAAAGGATCGGAACACGGTGACGAACTCACTCCCGGCGGCTTCGTCGGCAACAACGCGGGTGGGGTGCTGGGCGGGATCTCGACCGGACAGGATATCACCGTGTCGATCGCGATCAAGCCAACCTCGTCGATCCGTACGCCGCGCCGCTCGATCGACAGGGACGGCAAGCCGGTGATGGTCGAGACCTTCGGCCGGCACGATCCCTGCGTGGGCATCCGCGCGACGCCGATCGCCGAGGCGATGCTGGCGCTGGTGCTGATCGACCATGCGCTGATGCATCGCGCGCAATGCGGCGATGTTCAGGTCGGGACGCCGAAGCTGGGGTAAATGCGCCGATCCCGGCGCAGGCCGGGATCGGGTCAGGGTGGCGGGGCTGTGCGGCGCTTACACCCGCGTCACCACCGCTTCCACCTGGTGGCGCCGCTCCACCGTGCGCACCACCAGCCCGCGCAGGTCGTTCAGCAGCGAGAACTCGGTCTGGCTCAACACCACCGAGGGGAAGCTGTCGTCCCATTCGCCGTAGATGAATCCGGCCGGTTGCCCGTGCGCGCACAGCGGAACCACGACGAAGCAGCGCGCCTGGCCCAGGCTGTCTTTCCACCAGCCCGGCAGCTTGGCCGCGAACTTGGCGTCGCGCGCATTCTCGATGAAGATCACGCGGTCGCTGCCCAGCGCGGCATGGAATACGTTGGGCTCGTAGCCGTCGTCGAACGCCAGGTTCGGCAGCAGGGCCTTGCTGTCTTCTCCCAGGCCCAGGCGCGCGGCATAGCGGCCTTCGCGGCGATTCCTGAGGAACGCGAAGGAGCGGGTGAAGGACAGGCCCTTGTGCATGGTCTCGAGCGCCATCGACATCATCTGGCCTGGCGTCGCATTCAGGCCGGCGTCGCGCATGTCGGCCACGCCGCTCATCATGACCTTGTTGCCGGCCATGCGCTTGCGGGTCGCGGCCGCCAGCCTGGCGCGCTTCTCGGCCGGCTTGGCCAGCGGGGCGATGCTGAGGTCGGAGGCGGCGGTCGCGCGCGCCTTGTCGATGGCACCGAGCAGGCCAGCCGCTTCCACGCCGAGCATCGGCGCGAAGCTCTCCGCCAGCGCGCCGACCCGGGCGGCGGCACCGTCCTCGTCATGCCACAAGGCCTCGGCGGCCTGGGTCGACATGGTGCCCAGCGCGGCCAGCCAGTCGTCGTGGCTGAAGCCGTCGCCGCGCTCGCCCGGTTCGACGCTGCGCATGCCGGCGATCAGGTTGCGCGGCAGCCCCCAGTGTTCGGCGGTGGCGCGCCCGATCGCCTCCAACGGCAGGCCCAGCAGCGCTTCGGCCGCGCGTTCTTCACGGCCTTCGCCGGCCGCCTCGCGCAACTGGAGCCAGCGCTCCGGCATGTAGAAGGTGATCATCATGCGGCCGAGCGAGTGCAGGATCGAGCAGACCACCGCTTCCTCGGGGTCGCGCGACACGGCGCTGGCCGCCACCTGCTGGGCCACCATCCCCGCCAGCACCGCCTTTTCCATCTCGATGTGGGCGGTCTCGGTGTCCGGGGTCGACTTGGCCAGCTCCTCGATCAGCTTCAGGCCCAGCGCCAGGTGGCCGATGGCTTCGGTGCCGAGCACCAGCACCGCCTTCGACACCGTGTTGATGCGCTGGCCGAAGGCCGAGTACATGCCGCTGTTGGCCAGGCGCAGCACCTTCTGCGTCAGGACCGGGTCCGACAGCACGGTCTGGGTCATCGAGAACTCGCGTTCGTCCTCGCCGCGCATCGAGGCGAGGATGGCGTTGATGGCCTTGGTGAAGCCGGGCATGTCACCCTGCCGGCGGATACGCTCCCACAGCAGGGAAAGGGTGGCTTCGGCCAGGTGCGAGCGGACGGTGTCGGATGGTGTCGTCATGGTGTGACCGTCCGGGAGTCGGCCGGGAGTAATTCAGTGTAGAGGTTTTCGGTCAGGGCCGCGATCGCGACATGGGCGGGCATGGGTTTGCCGGTCAGGTAGCCTTGCACGTAATGGCAGCCCAACTGGTCGAGCCAGGCCAGTTGCGCCTCGGTTTCGACGCCCTCGGCCACCACCGACAGGCCGAGGTGCTTGGCCAGGTCGAGTACCGCGTTGCAGATCGCGGCGTCCTTTTCGGCGTCCGGCAGGTCCTTGACGAATGCGCGGTCGACCTTCAGCACCGAGATCGGGAAGCGCTTCAGGTACGCCAGGCTCGAATAGCCGGTGCCGAAGTCGTCGATGGCGATGCGGGCGCCGCGCTCGGCCATCTTGCCCAGCACCGACTCGGCATGCGCCGGATCGACCATCAGCGTGCCTTCGGTGATCTCGAGCACCAGCTTGCTGCCCGCGGTGCCGGACAGCGCCAGCGCATCGTCGAGCACCGTCAGGAACTTGTCGCTCCTGAACTGGCGCGGACTGATGTTGACCGAGATATACAGCTCGCGTCCGGCCACTTCCTCGAACTGGCGGATCTGCATGCAGGCCGCCTTCAGCGCCCAGGCGCCCAGCAGGTTGATCAGGCCATTGGTCTCGGCGATCGGGATGAAGCGCACCGGCGGCACCATGCCCAGCGTCGGATGCTTCCAGCGCATCAGGGTTTCGAAGCCCTCGATGGTACGGCTGCGCGCATTGACGATCGGCTGGTAGTAGAGCTGGAATTCGCCCTCGCGCACGGCGTTGAACATCGCCGCTTCGAGCGAGATGTCGTGCTCGGGCGGGCCCTGGTCGCGCGGGCTGTAGGTGACCGCGCGCGCCTTGCCGGTTTCCTTCGCGCGCGACATGGCGGTGTCGGCCAGGGTCACCAGGCGCACTTCGTCCTCGGCATGTTCCGGATAGAGCGCGACCCCGATCGAGCCGCCCAGGTAGATCGTGTGGCCGTCGATCTCGAACGGCGACTGCAGCGCCGCCATCAGGCGCCCGGTGACGAGCTTGATCTGCGCTTCGGTGGCGGAGCCGGGCAGGACCGCCACGAACTCGTCGCCGCCGACCCTGGCCAGGGTGTCGCTGTCGCGCAGGGTGCGGCGCAGGCGTCCGGCGGCCATGCGCAGCACCGCATCGCCGATCCCGTGGCCGAGGCCGTCGTTGACTTTCTTGAAGCCGTCCAGGCCGACGGTGGCGACCGCGAAGCCCTGCCCGGAGCGGCGCGCATTGGCGATCACCATGCGAATGCGGTCCGACAGCAGCAGCCGGTTCGGCAGTTCGGTGAGGGCGTCGTGGGTGGCCATGTGGCGCAGCCGTTCCTCGGTGGCGTGCTGGGCCGACATGTCGCGGCCGACCACCAGCAGCGGGGCATCGTCGCCGGAGGCGATCGGGGCGATGCGCAGTTCGAACCAGATGTCGCGCTCGCTGCAGCGCAAGCGTGCTTCGATGATCACCGGGTCGCCGCTGGCGCCGGCGCTGCCGATGGCATTGCGCAGCGCCGCCTGGTCGACATCGTGGACCAGCGATACCAGCGGCCGGCCGCCGGCTTCGACGCCGGTGAGGGTCAGCGCTCGGCGACTGGCGGCACGGATCTGGCCACCCAGGGTGACACGGAACACGATGTCGCCGGCCGCGTCGAGCAGGCTGTCGAGCAGCGTGGGCGGCTGCTTGCGCGGCTGGACCTTGGCGGCGGTGGAACTGGTGTGCATTCTTGGATGTCTGCCTTCTTGTTGCTGGCACGCGCTGCGAGGCCACGTGTAAACCATGCAAGTCTACCAAACCAATGGCGACTGTAGCATTGAAAGATTCTGAAAGGCATTAAAAAAACACAAGCGCCGGCGCCGTTCCTCCTGTCTTTGCAAGAGATTTGTGCTGGAGCAGCGGGCTTGCGTTGCTTCGGCCTTTGCGTTAGCGTTCTTGCTGCCCAGACAAGTCATACGTATTTCACCATTGTCGCCGATTATTGCTCCGAAGCAAATTGGTGCTTGTGACTTGGAGGCTTCGCGTCGCAGGTTGATGCTTAGTTGCAACACCCGGCAGGATCTTTGCTGCACCTCGACGTCCATCACGGTTGTGAGAGCGAAAAAATGAACCCTTTCGACACGCATGAAGTGCTGAACCAGGCCGCGCCGTTTGCGGACGTGAATCTGTTCCGCTGCGACGCCGCCCTGAGCGAGGCCCTCGAACGGGAGGGTGGGGGCTGGGCCTTCGCCGGCCTGGACAGGCTCGGGGCCGAGCTGGGCCGCGCGGACACCCTCGAACTGGCGCGCCTCGCGAATGTCCATGGACCGCGCCTGCTGAGTCACGACCGCATGGGGAACCGCATCGACGAGATCGAATTCCATCCGGCCTGGCACCAGCTCATGGCCCTGATGATCGGGGCCGGCGCCCACTCGTCGCCGTGGACGGAGCCGCGGCCCGGCGCCCAGGTGGCGCGCGCCGCCCGGTACCTGCTGTTCGGGCAGGTGGAGAACGGCGCCCAGTGCCCGGTGACGATGACGTTTGCGTCGGTGCCGGCCCTGCGCCGCGCGCCGGCGCTGGCGGCCGAATGGCTGCCGAAGATCCTGTCGAACGAGTACGATCCGCGTTCGCTGCCGCTCGCGCAGAAGCGCGGCGCACTGGTCGGGATGGGCATGACCGAGAAGCAGGGCGGCAGCGACGTGCGTGCGAATACCACCCGCGCCGCGCCGCTGCCGGCGGCCGAGGCCCAGGCCCGCTTCGGACCCGCCGGCGAGGGCGCCTGGCGCATCGTCGGCCACAAATGGTTCTTTTCGGTGCCGCAGGCGGACGCGCACCTGATCCTGGCGCAAACGCAGGACCTCGGCACCGCTGCCGTCGCGCCGGAGCGCCTGAGCTGCTTCTTCGTTCCGCGCTTCCTGCCCGACGGCAGCCGCAACGCGATCCGGGTGCAGCGCCTGAAGGACAAGCTGGGCAACCGTTCCAACGCCTCGTCCGAGGTCGAGTTCCAGGACGCGGTCGGGTGGATGATCGGAGCGCCCGGCCGCGGGATCCCGACCATCCTGGAGATGGGCGGCCATACCCGGCTCGATTGCGTGCTGGGCAGCGCCGGCATCATGCGCGCCGCACTGTGCCATGCGCTGCACCATGCGCGCGGGCGCAGCGCCTTCGGGCGCTTGCTCAGCGAGCAGCCCCTGATGCGCAACGTGCTGGCCGACCTCGCGCTCGAGTCCGAGGCCGCCACCGCCTTCGCGCTGCGCCTGGCGCGCTGCTTCGACGAGGCGGCCGATCCGGCCCAGGCCCTGCTGGGCCGGATCCTGACCCCGGCCGGCAAGTACTGGATCTGCAAGCGCGGCCCGGCCTTCGGCGCCGAGGCCATGGAAGTCATGGGCGGCAACGGCTATGTCGAGGACGGCCCGCTGGCGCGCCTGTACCGTGAATTTCCGGTCAACTCGATCTGGGAAGGTTCGGGCAACGTCATGTGCCTGGATGTGCTGCGCGCGCTCGGCAAGTCGCTGCCGGAGGCGCGGGCGGCACTGGCCGCCGAGCTGCAGCCGGCGGCCGCGCTGGATGCGCGCTTCGCCGACTTCGCCGGCCGCCTGCTGGACGAGCTGCCGGTGCTGGTGCAGGATGAAGGCGGCGCGCGCCGGCTGGCGGAGCGCCTGGTGCTGGCGGTGCAGGGCGCGCTGCTGCTGCGCCATGCGCCCGGCTACGTGGCCGAGGCCTTCGTCGCCTCGCGTATCGTGCGCGAGCCGGGCGGCGCCTTCGGCCGGCTGCCGGCGGGCAGCGACTGCGCGGCGATCCTGGCGCGGGCGCTGCAGGACTGAAAACGGCGCGGCCGGCGATTTCTTGTCGAAATGCGCAGAAAAAAAGGACAAACGGCGGCGCGGCTGGGATAATGGCGGTCGATGCTTCACACCCCATTCGTTTGATACCGACCATGAAACAAGACCCGCGCTTTCCCAATCTCTTCATCCTGAATCACCCGCTCATCCAGCACAAGCTGTCGCACATGCGCGAGCACGACACCTCCACGCGCACCTTCCGCGAGCTGCTGCGCGAGATCACGCTCTTGATGGGGTACGAAATCACGCGCGACCTGCCGCTGACCACCCGCACCGTGCAGACGCCGCTGGTGACCGTCGAGGCGCCGGTCATCGCCGGCAAGAAGCTGGCGATCGTGCCGATCCTGCGTGCCGGCATCGGCATGAGCGACGGCCTGCTGGAGCTGGTGCCCTCGGCGCGCGTCGGCCACATCGGCGTGTTCCGCGACCCGGAAACCCACGAGCCGGTGGAGTACCTGGTGCGCCTGCCGGATACCAACGAGCGTACCTTCATCCTGTGCGACCCGATGATCGCCACCGGCAACTCGGCGGTGCATGCCGTCGATGTGCTGAAAAAACGCGGCGTGGCGAGCGAGCAGATCCTGTTCCTGGCGCTGGTGGCGGCGCCGGAAGGCATCGAGGTGTTCCAGAAGTCGCATCCCGACGTGAAGGTGTTCGTCGCCTCGCTCGACTCGCACCTGAACGAAGACGCCTACATCGTGCCGGGCCTGGGCGATGCGGGCGATCGCATCTTCGGCACCAAGTAAGGCAGGCGCACCGGAAGGGGATACCATGCACGCCGCCGACCAGCAGTTCTTCTCGCGCCTGGCCTCGGCCAACGCCAGCTTCGACAGCGGCTTGCCGGCCACTCTCGAGCGCCTGAGGGCGCTCGGTGCGCGGCTCGATCCGGCGGCGCCGGCGCTGGCTGCCGACGAACTGCAGGCGATGCTGCATACGCTGGCGGGTTCGGCCGTCACCTTCGGCTACCGCGGCCTCGGCCAGCATGCCCGTGCGCTCGAGCAGCGCCTGCGCGTGCTGCAAACCTTCGACGCCGTCGCCGCCGTCAACTGGGCCGCCTGGGTGGGCGAACTCGGCCAGTTCGTCGAGGCCGCGCGCCGCGATCCACGCGGCCTGGGCTGAGCGTCGCGCGTTGCCTAGCCCGCATTTGCCGCGGCAGTAATGCCAGATCGCAAGAAATCATCGTGGAATCGTTTGATGCCGCGCAAATTTGCTCTGACTCCTTGCCTTATATTTTGTCCAGTGCCGATTCAAAAACACCTCCATAAAAGTTGAACACAGGAATTTTTATGGGGAATGTTGCAGATACCCGCTTTTTTATTTTGCGAAGTGCGTGTCTCTCCGTTTTTATTCGGTATAATACGGGATCGTTGGGTTGTAGGTAGTAGTGCAGTTAGTCTGTCATTCCTTTCTTGCTTCTTCAAACGATCTTAAACGGACGCAAGTCCACTTAACTGAAATAGGAAATTGTAATGGCAACTGGCATCGTAAAATGGTTCAATGATTCGAAGGGCTTTGGCTTCATCACCCCGGACGAAGGCGGCGAAGATCTGTTCGCTCACTTCTCGGCTATCCAGAGCAACGGCTTCAAATCGCTGCAAGAGAACCAGCGCGTTTCGTTCGACGTGACCACCGGCCCGAAGGGCAAGCAGGCCGCGAACATCCAGCCGCTGTAATCGCTCTCCAGCGATGGTAAAAAATCCCCGGATCGCCGGGGATTTTTTTTGCCTGTATTTTTGTCTGTACAGCACGCCTCTTCCCGGCCCAGGCCGCCCGCATCGGCTTCAAACCCGCCAGTAGTCCGGTTGCGCATAGCTGCGCCGCAGGAAATCGACGAAAGCACGGATCCGCAAGGGCAGGTGCTGGCGCTGCGCAAAGACGGCATGGATGTCATTGCCCGGCGCGGCAAAGTCATCGAGTACCGTGCACAATTCCCCCGCCGCGATCTGGGCCCCGACCTCCCACATCGATCGCCAGGCCAATCCCTTGCCGGCCAGCGCCCACGCGTGCAGCACCGCGCCATCATTGCATTCCATGTTGCCGCCCAGCTTGAGGGTGACCGGCTTGCCCTTGTCGAGAAAGGTCCAGCCGCGCTGGCTGCCTTCGCTGCTGATGGCAAGGCAATTGTGCCTGGCCAGGTCGGCCAGGCTGCGCGGCGTCCCGTGGCGCTTCAGGTAGGCGGGGCTGCCGACCACCACGCGGTGGTTGTCCGCCAGCTTGGTGCCGACCAGGCTGGAATCGTTCAGGCTGGCGATGCGGATTGCCACGTCCACAGCTTCGCCGACCACGTCCACCAGGCGGTCGGTCAGGTTCAGGTTGACGCTCAGCTCCTGGTGCTCGGCCAGGAAGGAGGGCAGCAGCGGCGCCACGTGCTGGCGCCCGAAGCCGGCCGGCGCCGAGACCAACAGATGGCCGGTGGCGCGAGCGCTGCGCTCGGCCGCGGCCGCTTCCGCGTCTTCGAGTTCGGTGAGGATGCGTTGGCAATCCTCGAGAAAGACGGCGCCTTCGTCGGTGAGCACCAGGCGCCGGGTGGTCCGCTGCAGCAGCTTGACGCCGAGCCGGGCTTCCAGCGCATCGAGACGGCGGCCGATCATGGCCGGCGCGATGCCCTCCGCCCGCGCCGCCGCCGACAGGCTGCCGCGCGCCACCACCTCGACAAAGGTCGAGATCTGCCTGAACTTGTCCATCCGCTTCCTTCCTCGATTTGATACAAAAACGCACAGATGTAGTGAGAAAATGTATCGTTTAGCTATCTGGAAGTGAATATACTTGATGCCATGACAAACGCCAAGGCGTCCCCTGGGGCGCCGGCGCGCACCGGATTTTTCACTTACAGGAGTTAAACAATGACGATCGCCACCCCCGACGGCATGCGGATCACCGCCGAGATCAAACCCGGCTACGAGCAGATTCTCACTCCGGAGGCCCT includes:
- the aroC gene encoding chorismate synthase, yielding MSGNSFGKLFSVTTFGESHGPAIGCVIDGCPPGMALSEADIQPELDRRKPGTSRHVTQRQEADRVQILSGVYQGVTTGTPIALLIQNEDQRSKDYGNILDSFRPGHADYTYWHKYGVRDPRGGGRSSARLTAPVVGAGAVARKWLREQHGTEFFGCMAQLGDIAVPFQSFEHVHANPFFAATADAALLARMEAAMDELRRAGDSIGARIDVVARGVPVGWGQPIYDKLDADIAHAMMGINAVKGVEIGAGFASVAQKGSEHGDELTPGGFVGNNAGGVLGGISTGQDITVSIAIKPTSSIRTPRRSIDRDGKPVMVETFGRHDPCVGIRATPIAEAMLALVLIDHALMHRAQCGDVQVGTPKLG
- a CDS encoding HDOD domain-containing protein, with product MPGFTKAINAILASMRGEDEREFSMTQTVLSDPVLTQKVLRLANSGMYSAFGQRINTVSKAVLVLGTEAIGHLALGLKLIEELAKSTPDTETAHIEMEKAVLAGMVAQQVAASAVSRDPEEAVVCSILHSLGRMMITFYMPERWLQLREAAGEGREERAAEALLGLPLEAIGRATAEHWGLPRNLIAGMRSVEPGERGDGFSHDDWLAALGTMSTQAAEALWHDEDGAAARVGALAESFAPMLGVEAAGLLGAIDKARATAASDLSIAPLAKPAEKRARLAAATRKRMAGNKVMMSGVADMRDAGLNATPGQMMSMALETMHKGLSFTRSFAFLRNRREGRYAARLGLGEDSKALLPNLAFDDGYEPNVFHAALGSDRVIFIENARDAKFAAKLPGWWKDSLGQARCFVVVPLCAHGQPAGFIYGEWDDSFPSVVLSQTEFSLLNDLRGLVVRTVERRHQVEAVVTRV
- a CDS encoding EAL domain-containing protein, whose translation is MHTSSTAAKVQPRKQPPTLLDSLLDAAGDIVFRVTLGGQIRAASRRALTLTGVEAGGRPLVSLVHDVDQAALRNAIGSAGASGDPVIIEARLRCSERDIWFELRIAPIASGDDAPLLVVGRDMSAQHATEERLRHMATHDALTELPNRLLLSDRIRMVIANARRSGQGFAVATVGLDGFKKVNDGLGHGIGDAVLRMAAGRLRRTLRDSDTLARVGGDEFVAVLPGSATEAQIKLVTGRLMAALQSPFEIDGHTIYLGGSIGVALYPEHAEDEVRLVTLADTAMSRAKETGKARAVTYSPRDQGPPEHDISLEAAMFNAVREGEFQLYYQPIVNARSRTIEGFETLMRWKHPTLGMVPPVRFIPIAETNGLINLLGAWALKAACMQIRQFEEVAGRELYISVNISPRQFRSDKFLTVLDDALALSGTAGSKLVLEITEGTLMVDPAHAESVLGKMAERGARIAIDDFGTGYSSLAYLKRFPISVLKVDRAFVKDLPDAEKDAAICNAVLDLAKHLGLSVVAEGVETEAQLAWLDQLGCHYVQGYLTGKPMPAHVAIAALTENLYTELLPADSRTVTP
- a CDS encoding isovaleryl-CoA dehydrogenase — its product is MNPFDTHEVLNQAAPFADVNLFRCDAALSEALEREGGGWAFAGLDRLGAELGRADTLELARLANVHGPRLLSHDRMGNRIDEIEFHPAWHQLMALMIGAGAHSSPWTEPRPGAQVARAARYLLFGQVENGAQCPVTMTFASVPALRRAPALAAEWLPKILSNEYDPRSLPLAQKRGALVGMGMTEKQGGSDVRANTTRAAPLPAAEAQARFGPAGEGAWRIVGHKWFFSVPQADAHLILAQTQDLGTAAVAPERLSCFFVPRFLPDGSRNAIRVQRLKDKLGNRSNASSEVEFQDAVGWMIGAPGRGIPTILEMGGHTRLDCVLGSAGIMRAALCHALHHARGRSAFGRLLSEQPLMRNVLADLALESEAATAFALRLARCFDEAADPAQALLGRILTPAGKYWICKRGPAFGAEAMEVMGGNGYVEDGPLARLYREFPVNSIWEGSGNVMCLDVLRALGKSLPEARAALAAELQPAAALDARFADFAGRLLDELPVLVQDEGGARRLAERLVLAVQGALLLRHAPGYVAEAFVASRIVREPGGAFGRLPAGSDCAAILARALQD
- the upp gene encoding uracil phosphoribosyltransferase, with amino-acid sequence MKQDPRFPNLFILNHPLIQHKLSHMREHDTSTRTFRELLREITLLMGYEITRDLPLTTRTVQTPLVTVEAPVIAGKKLAIVPILRAGIGMSDGLLELVPSARVGHIGVFRDPETHEPVEYLVRLPDTNERTFILCDPMIATGNSAVHAVDVLKKRGVASEQILFLALVAAPEGIEVFQKSHPDVKVFVASLDSHLNEDAYIVPGLGDAGDRIFGTK
- a CDS encoding Hpt domain-containing protein; its protein translation is MHAADQQFFSRLASANASFDSGLPATLERLRALGARLDPAAPALAADELQAMLHTLAGSAVTFGYRGLGQHARALEQRLRVLQTFDAVAAVNWAAWVGELGQFVEAARRDPRGLG
- a CDS encoding cold-shock protein, producing MATGIVKWFNDSKGFGFITPDEGGEDLFAHFSAIQSNGFKSLQENQRVSFDVTTGPKGKQAANIQPL
- a CDS encoding LysR family transcriptional regulator — its product is MDKFRQISTFVEVVARGSLSAAARAEGIAPAMIGRRLDALEARLGVKLLQRTTRRLVLTDEGAVFLEDCQRILTELEDAEAAAAERSARATGHLLVSAPAGFGRQHVAPLLPSFLAEHQELSVNLNLTDRLVDVVGEAVDVAIRIASLNDSSLVGTKLADNHRVVVGSPAYLKRHGTPRSLADLARHNCLAISSEGSQRGWTFLDKGKPVTLKLGGNMECNDGAVLHAWALAGKGLAWRSMWEVGAQIAAGELCTVLDDFAAPGNDIHAVFAQRQHLPLRIRAFVDFLRRSYAQPDYWRV